The DNA window TTATAATTAGGGTTTCCATTcgtcctctttttctctcttttttaggGCATTCGGAAACGTTCTGAGGGATTTTTAAAAGCATTGAAAATTTGTCCGGGAGAATTATGTGCGtccaaagttttaaatattttaattatttattttctttaccgTGCTTTTTTCCAATGGCAGCACTTATTGCGCGGCtgatatatgttttttttccattggCCAGAtagcttaatattaattatataattatttaataaataaatggttttttttttaaataaaaaaagtttttataatttcttattatatatcttaaaaattctcCTACTTGtgttacatttaattgtataaattatatgaattatataaaaaaattacaaattatataaattacgtaaaaaatatattgtaacttCAGATAAAATGCattcagaaaaattatatatcaactCACAATTGTTGCTTATGCCAAAAtgcacaataaaaatgttttaggtttgaaaaattctttctgttttaaagtttataaatttatttgtaattttatatatatttgtaattttcgtAATCTCGcccaaaatttttattaaggaaGAAATTTTTACTCGGATTTTCTTTCGATTGTAGAATGGATGTGAGCTCATTGGTCCCGGCGGGACTTCAAGGATCGCAATTAAATGCATGCGAAATTCAAGCGGAATACAATAAGTTGTGAAAACGTGGCCGGCTCCACATGGCAATACAGAACATCTTTTCGCATTGGTGAGCACACaggcatttattaaattttgataaaattttaaaaataaaaaaatgatattagtGATACTTTACAAGcataaattaagttttgtcAACAATAGACTCACTGTTTTTTAAAcacttaataataaagtaacttTAAACAACTTTTATATCGAACAAACGTCTAAGAATAACAAAACATATAATAGACCTTTAagaagtattaattattaactgctACAACTTgggtaataatatataaacatctacaattaattaattaatctttattacttcaagcatattataaacatctacaattatttgcataatatgTACTCATTCTCTTATACAAGTCCTAAACGTTGAATATTACTTGGTACATTTCTAACTCATCTGATAATTTATGTCGACTAAAGACGCGCACTATAATGTATTTGAATCGTCTAGTTATTGACATTTTGTCAAAGCATCGCTCAACTTAATCAGTACCAAagatttatttagaatttagatatatagttagcatattaatatacattccaTTGCATTaacatgaataattaaaataggttGTCAGAAATTTGTTGTCACACGCTGCCAgcttttatattagttttcaATCTAAATtcagtttaattattaaaatattttagggTAACTGACGATGTCCTTGCAATGGCACGACCCAATACCGcgcaaataataaagaaagatataatTGCCCAGTTCTAAGGATGGAATATAAAAACCATAATAAACCTGCAAACACCTGGTGAACACGCAAGCTGCGGTGGTCCACTAAAAGAGAGCAGCTTCACGTATGACTCTAatgtttttatgaaaaacaacagtaagcattaaaaataagtattaaagaattaaaaatacttactaACATtagtttacaatatttattaattactgtaaatttatttgattattcagttatcaagaataattttaaaaaatgttgattgctttttaaatatatttttgctataatatcaaattagaTATAGAAAGGTATAACTtgtagtttaataatttttaaaaatttatatttatctttaataactttcttattaatggataaattaaagcaatatattaatattttatgtatttatgttttaaaaatcgaAATCGTTTCCGCTATCGTGTAATACATTGCAAATAATGTaacgtttgaaaaaattacttatttaaatcaTTCTTACTGTATCGTATTTCACATttacatgattatatgtatattataaaataatgacgaAAAAATGAAACGgcaaagaattttacttttaaattaacaagaaTAATAGCGAAAATGGAAGAAAGTGGTTGTCCTTGTGTTAAACGAATGTAGACTATCGTGTGGGAGCGTTTCTTCCCCAATCCTAACAACCACCAGGTAGAAGTGTTTTACAATATAGTATACAATGCAGTAAACGCGTATATCTgtagaaagaggaagaaaagttccaaaataatttgctgccactcttattatttcttgatagaaaagttttaaactCAAGCTGTCTCAATTACAATCACGTGAAAATCTGTGTGTTGCAgttttaactattataattttgccTTGAAAGATTACGGTAGCGCTACGGTGGGAAAACTTTTGGACATGGTCAAAGTTGTAGCTTTCGCTGTGCAAGAAGGAAGAGTGGCCATTCACTGTTATGCCGGTAAATCGATTTTTCGTACAATGCATTTGACCCAATTACAACCTTTACagttatgataattttttgaatatatgaTAGTGTGAGAGCAATGTGGATGAATAAATCAATCTTCGAAAACACCGTTTCCTAAATAGAAAATCTCAAACTTAAATCTTCAAACTTAACTCATCTGTTTGACAATGTTAAtcggcctgcgtttccacgaagttacgtgacgtccgccactttcgtgccatgttgattttcgtTCCAGGCAAAGTTTTCGTGTGCGCGTATTCGCTCGAGGAGGATACGCAATCCGTTCGGTAGAATGTCGATCGTGccaataatgaaactttattAGTCGTCGCGCAATCATACAGAAATACAAAACTCTGGGCGTGAATTGATTTACTTCTGTTCAGTGTGTCTTGACGTGCCGTACTTTTAACGTATTTTtccaaatgtaacggtcgcgccaagtgaaattctcgcgcgcggtttacgttttactcgtgtgtgatatattatccgtaatataaggattgccgaataaagtatcgggcgatcgttattaatgtgcggttcgagaatagcaggatgatgtcagcagaaagcggcatccatggagcgactctgtattaaatatactatttttttaaatgatacatttaattactttacctgcttttgtgtttgagtttaggaataatatttatcacattttcagaatcaaaaccggaaaaggaatgtagcagaagcagtagcagcagcagcagcagcagcatcagcaacATCAACAgcagcagcgacagcaattggtgagtgaatttttatcaaatcaattaattaaatttatatcatgtggtattgcacatttatagaacacgattatgtacatttgcataaaacagatttaaaatatgaatgcatgtaattgtaaaatttacgggtatagcatgaaacagaaccaaataaacatGGACATAGTATAGAAGAAACCCAAAAaatcatgcacattacctacgggattcagaGATATTTGAATAcgtagttcaatgtgcacattttgtgaaCATAAAGGCGCTGATAGATTAAAACACTTAGAACAACGCGATGACTGCTCTCAGGTTCTTCTctgattgtatatattttatgtggaagaaatatatctatttaaatCATTCGGGTAGAAAATTTGGATCGAGATAATTATAAGAAGAATTGCTAAAATTTTGTGGAAAATAATCTAAGTCATAACTTCTAGTACATGGTGGTGGTTTTATAGGAATTAATTTATGGGATGGATCATGTAAGGGATTTTCTTCTTCCAATTGTGCCACTGCACAATCACCACATAAATCAATTCCACTATGACATTCTGAGCAATGCCATCTGGTACCCCTTAAAGGTTCTTCATCACACACTGTACACTGCAAAAAGAATATCgctaataaacaataattctatatacataataactggataaaaaaaattatatgtactttGTATCCAACGTGTTTGTATATCGGAGAATCCTGTTCCTTTTCAGCCTTCACTTGTCGCAATAAATTGATCTGTCTTAATTCGGGATTATCATCGCTTCCTCCGTTTGGTGTATCATCCTCCtaaggataaaaaaaataatattactaatataacAACTTTtcctaatatttaatattttatataaaatagtatattatatcaatattatatcaagagtgtacagaataaatatttctttgagaTATGTTTAATCAAGTTTagtttaatttctatattacgttatatatttgtaaaaaagatatgtgtatatattatactagaAACCATCCTAATCtacgaaaattataaataatgatatacataaataaaaaatttaagatagtAATGTACAATGCTTACAGATTCCTCTGCTAGAGGCTGTTCTTTACTTTCATccaaagtaaaagaaatatcttgATGTGGAAAGAAGGTCGaacgtttaaataataagtgaTTGTTACGCTGTTTATGAGTAAAACTTTTCTTGACATCCAATTTTGATGACAGCTTTGGTCCTCTGCCTGGTATAGGCAAACCTGCCTTCAGAAGCTTAATAAAGTACTTTTGAACTCTGCTGGATACTTGC is part of the Monomorium pharaonis isolate MP-MQ-018 chromosome 2, ASM1337386v2, whole genome shotgun sequence genome and encodes:
- the LOC105835332 gene encoding ZZ-type zinc finger-containing protein 3 isoform X1 → MNDEEARFPNEEENEFYFESDHLALRGNKDYNAFLKTIVILEAQRVQAIEDLDKLMSVRAEAMKDPISFVARLQNDDLPQLPGPQKIAEVPYVDWSQYNVTLPDIRMRPKTRHKHVPQVQIKTEQENEKVLVRGRAFDESKPETFNQLWTVEEQRRLEELLVEYPPEEVEMRRWTKIANALGNRTPKQVSSRVQKYFIKLLKAGLPIPGRGPKLSSKLDVKKSFTHKQRNNHLLFKRSTFFPHQDISFTLDESKEQPLAEESEDDTPNGGSDDNPELRQINLLRQVKAEKEQDSPIYKHVGYKCTVCDEEPLRGTRWHCSECHSGIDLCGDCAVAQLEEENPLHDPSHKLIPIKPPPCTRSYDLDYFPQNFSNSSYNYLDPNFLPE
- the LOC105835332 gene encoding ZZ-type zinc finger-containing protein 3 isoform X2, producing the protein MNDEEARFPNEEENEFYFESDHLALRGNKDYNAFLKTIVILEAQRVQAIEDLDKLMSVRAEAMKDPISFVARLQNDDLPQLPGPQKIAEVPYVDWSQYNVTLPDIRMRPKTRHKHVPQVQIKTEQENEKVLVRGRAFDESKPETFNQLWTVEEQRRLEELLVEYPPEEVEMRRWTKIANALGLPIPGRGPKLSSKLDVKKSFTHKQRNNHLLFKRSTFFPHQDISFTLDESKEQPLAEESEDDTPNGGSDDNPELRQINLLRQVKAEKEQDSPIYKHVGYKCTVCDEEPLRGTRWHCSECHSGIDLCGDCAVAQLEEENPLHDPSHKLIPIKPPPCTRSYDLDYFPQNFSNSSYNYLDPNFLPE